The Anaerolineales bacterium region GGCGAACGATGTTAGAAGTTCTAGATCATGCTGGCTGTATTTATTCGGAGTGGCGTAATCTTGGATCGCGATGACGCCCAAAACATTGTCGCTTGCAATGAGCGGGACGCCAAGAAACGACAACGCCGGTTCCCCGACGGGAGTTTCGCCGTGTTCCAGCATCCATTGATCGCTTCCGTTCGAGATCAGGACATGCTCACGCGTCCGAATAATATGCCCCGTGATACCCTTGCCCAACGGCAGGCGAGTGATCGAGCGGTCCACAACCGACTCGGAGACATTGCGCGGAAATACGACCTCGTTCTTCGCCTTATCGTAAAACGCGACATAGAAATTCTTTGCATCGAACAAGCGCGAGATGCCGTTGTAGGTGATCTCGGTGATCTGATCAAAGTTCAACGTAGCGGCAAACGCTTGCCCCACTTCGTTCAGAACCGAAACCTCGGTCGCCCGTGATTCCGTTTCCTTGAACAAGCGCGCATTCTCGAGCGCCAGAGACAGTTGGTCCACCACCTGACGGACCAGCAATTCATCGTCCGGCGTCCATTTCGTTCCCTGCGCGTCGTCCAACACCTGCAAAGTTGCCCAGTTATTTTGTCCCGCTTGAAACGCCAGCGAGATGGCTTCGTGATTTGCCGGAACGCGTTGGATCAACTCTACGGGGCGCGTAGGAGGAGAAATGCTTACGCTTCTCTCCGCTTGGGGAGGCTGTTGCGCGCTAGGCGGCGTTTCCTCCACCACCGGCTTGGGGCGCGGCGCGCGCTTCGGCTTGGAAGAGGTATCTTCCGGCGTAATATTCTGGAATAACTTGTCAAGCCGTTTGGCGGCCGGCTTCTTCTTTGGCATACTCGATTAACTCCTGAGCAAGGACGCGGTATTGCTGCGAGCCGCGGCTTGTGGGGCGATATTGCGTGATCGGCATTCCGGCAATGGGGCTTTCCCGGAGTTTCGTGTCAATTTCAATGACGCTGGTAAAGACACCCTGCCCAAAGGTGGTCTGCAACTGCTCAAAGATGTTGCGATGCGTTCGATTCCTGCGGTCTAGCAACGTGACCAGAATTCGATACGCGAGATTTGGGTTACTCTCCTGCCGGATGCGACGGATCGAACCCATCATGTTCCGCAAGGCGTATGCTGAAAAATATTCCGCTTGAGTGGGGATGATCAACAAATCCGAAGCCGACAGCGCGTTCAGCGTGATGGCTCCCAAAGCGGGCGGGCAATCGAACAAGATGTAATCGTAGTTGAGCGTTCCGGTAAGAATTGCTTGACGCAGTGTCGAAAGATAATTGCTCCGCATCGGCAAGTATTGCTCCGCGCTTTCGATCCGCGAGTTGGATGGAATCAGTTCAAGGTTCGCCACATCCGTCCTGCGGATGGCGGATTTGATCGCCGAATTCTCGATGAGCACATTTGCCGAAGTGATCTCCGCTTCGCCGGTCTCCAGCCCCAGCGCTAGGCTGAGGTTGGCTTGCGGATCAAGGTCAATCAGCAAGACACGGTGATTGAGTTCTGCCAACGCCGCGCCGAGGGAAAGCGTGGTGGTGGTCTTGGCCACGCCGCCTTTTTCATTGGATACTGCAATGGAATAGGTCATACTGCCTCTATTTCAACTCGTTTTGTTTACCATCGCCGGAAGGCTGTGGAATTACTTGGACGCGGCTTGCGCCTAGAACGCTTCGCAACTCTTCGAGGGCGGTCTGGATCATTACCTGCGGATCGTTCACGCTTCGAATCTTCCCGGTGATCTCCGATACGATTCGTTCACGTTCGGCGCGGCGGTTGGTTTCCTCGAACAAGCGGGCATTTTCGAGCGCGAGGGCAAGCCGCTCGGATACCGACTCGATCATGGCGATCTCGTCCCGGCTCCACTTGCGATCTTTCGAGGGGGCTTTGATGTTCAGCACGCCGATCGTTTCGCCGCGCAGTTTGATCGGGACGATCATGGCAGGCTCGGTATCCGAACCGTTGCCGCCGATGACGATCTCTCCGTGTCGGAGGGCGTCCTTGATGGCTTCTGTCTCCAGCGGGGTTTCGAGCGGTTTTCCGCCGGTGGTGGATTGGTGATACCCAACGTTTGTGACGGCGCTCCGGAAGGCTTTCCATTCCTTTTGCAGGTATTGGCTGTACAATGTTTGCGCTTCGGTGAGCGCTTGTTGGGTACGCTCAAAGAGGCGCGCATTTTCGATGGCAATGGCGATTTGGTCGCCGAGGATGCCCAGCGTGTTCACGATATTGTCGGTGAACTCGCCCGGTTTTACGCTTTGGACATCCAGCGCGCCGATGGTGGTGCCGCGGGCGTTCAACGGAATCGCCATTTCGGAGCGCGTCGCGGAAAGGTCGGGATTGTCGAAGAAAACTGCATCCACTCCCACGTCGAGAGCGACTCGGGCAATTCCCGTCTGCGCGACAGTGCCTACGATGCCGGAGCCAAGTTCGAGGCGGTGTCCCCGGTGCAGCATCCGTTGTCCGCCTTCGCTGTTGGCGGCTTGCAAAACGGCGTGCTGACGGATTTTGTCCGTGAGGAAGATGCCCGCATGATAGAAGCCGAATTTTTCGCTCACGAGACGGGTGATGAGTGGCAACAAAATATCGAGCCGTTGTTCGCTGGAAATGATCTGAGATATTTCGCTGATGGACTGGAGGTCGCGGGCGCGTTTTTCGCTTTGCAAACGGGCTTGGTCAAGATCGGCGGTGCGTTCTGTTACGCGTTGTTCAAGCCCTTTGAGCGTGTCTTGCAACTGGCTTGTCATGTGGTTGAAAGAATCGGATAAGGCGCCGATCTCATCTTGTGTTTTGATGACTGCGCGGGCGTTCAAATCGCCTTGGGCGATCTGGCTCGCGATGGCGGTCAGGTTCACGATGGGGGAGGCAATCCACTGGGCGACGATGTACCCGAAGATTACTGCCAGCGCCAGCACGAGCATGGAAATGGAAATGGTTGCGCGTGCCTGATTTTTGACCGGGAGCAAGGCTTGATCCAATGATTGGTGGACGATCACACTCCAGTTCAGATTCGTCACCGCCTGCTCTGCAGAGGAACCGGCGGGCGCGGCAACTTTCTGCTCGCTCACCAGACTGGGCTCGTTTTCAAAGTCGAATTCGCTAAACGAACCCGCGCTCCCTTGCAAGGCGGTGATTTCCTCGCTCGTTAGCGTTTCGTCGCCTAGAAGTTGGTCGCTCCCTACGCGTAGATCTGCATGACCTAAGTCGGTGACTTTTTCTTTGTCCAGCAACGTGGTGAGGGAGGTCACATCAAGGGTGCTTCGTAGAATACCTGCCACCTGACCTTCATAGTACAGGGGGATCGCCATGAGTACGGCATAGGTGTTACTGCTTTCGTCGAGTTCGGGCTGGCTGATGAATATCGCTCCCTTGCCTCCGTTGTACGCCGATTGCCACCAGCCTTCGTCTGCCTGATAATAATCGGAGGTGCGGTTGGTTGCCGCCAAATTAGCGCCGTGCCGGTCTGTAATGAAGAGTTCGACGTGTTGCGGCGACGTTTGCTGGAATTCGCGCAGTTCGTCCGCCAGATCGTTGGAGACGATCGTTTGGACAAACTCGCTGTCGGTTTCGGCGGCGCGCCAAACGGCGTCCAGCGAGTTGACTTGTTGAAAGATCTCGTCTTCGCTCTTGCCCGAATAGGCTTGGTTCGCTTCATCTGCCGATTCTTCGAATTGAGCGCCAACGGTTTGTAGCAACGAAATCTCCGAGGCAAGGTTGGCGCCGACCGATTCAGCGAGGTTGTTGGAGAGTTCGCTCAGGCTTACGCCCGCCTGACGGCTCAGTTCGTTCTTGCCGATGGTGTTCAACCCGATCGCGACGGCGCTGATCGCCGTCACGGCGACGAGTAGGAAGGCGATGATCAATTTGGCGCGGAACGTATAGCTGGAATATTGGCGGAGGGCGTAATAGGCGAAAACAAGGATAATGACGATCAAGAATGGATTAATGTACTGACTCTTCAACTCGCCAATGCCGAAATCGGGCAGGTAGAGATCGCCAAGGATCACAGCCGCTTCGACAACCACCGCGATAATACTGACGCGCGCCGCCAGCGAGGCTGGCAAAGTGGTTACGGCGACGCCGGTCACAATGGCGATGACGATGATGCCTGATTGAAATCCCAGCCCGTTGGCATAGAA contains the following coding sequences:
- a CDS encoding ParA family protein; translated protein: MTYSIAVSNEKGGVAKTTTTLSLGAALAELNHRVLLIDLDPQANLSLALGLETGEAEITSANVLIENSAIKSAIRRTDVANLELIPSNSRIESAEQYLPMRSNYLSTLRQAILTGTLNYDYILFDCPPALGAITLNALSASDLLIIPTQAEYFSAYALRNMMGSIRRIRQESNPNLAYRILVTLLDRRNRTHRNIFEQLQTTFGQGVFTSVIEIDTKLRESPIAGMPITQYRPTSRGSQQYRVLAQELIEYAKEEAGRQTA
- a CDS encoding GAF domain-containing protein codes for the protein MKNNQGETSKTAPETAARRQAAVRINLAAGLLLFFASVPTLVTQPPEVSLSYVGNIITLAMSLISFMGAWVSYRYDATRGGMLFIGTLLLVSLGIPFYANGLGFQSGIIVIAIVTGVAVTTLPASLAARVSIIAVVVEAAVILGDLYLPDFGIGELKSQYINPFLIVIILVFAYYALRQYSSYTFRAKLIIAFLLVAVTAISAVAIGLNTIGKNELSRQAGVSLSELSNNLAESVGANLASEISLLQTVGAQFEESADEANQAYSGKSEDEIFQQVNSLDAVWRAAETDSEFVQTIVSNDLADELREFQQTSPQHVELFITDRHGANLAATNRTSDYYQADEGWWQSAYNGGKGAIFISQPELDESSNTYAVLMAIPLYYEGQVAGILRSTLDVTSLTTLLDKEKVTDLGHADLRVGSDQLLGDETLTSEEITALQGSAGSFSEFDFENEPSLVSEQKVAAPAGSSAEQAVTNLNWSVIVHQSLDQALLPVKNQARATISISMLVLALAVIFGYIVAQWIASPIVNLTAIASQIAQGDLNARAVIKTQDEIGALSDSFNHMTSQLQDTLKGLEQRVTERTADLDQARLQSEKRARDLQSISEISQIISSEQRLDILLPLITRLVSEKFGFYHAGIFLTDKIRQHAVLQAANSEGGQRMLHRGHRLELGSGIVGTVAQTGIARVALDVGVDAVFFDNPDLSATRSEMAIPLNARGTTIGALDVQSVKPGEFTDNIVNTLGILGDQIAIAIENARLFERTQQALTEAQTLYSQYLQKEWKAFRSAVTNVGYHQSTTGGKPLETPLETEAIKDALRHGEIVIGGNGSDTEPAMIVPIKLRGETIGVLNIKAPSKDRKWSRDEIAMIESVSERLALALENARLFEETNRRAERERIVSEITGKIRSVNDPQVMIQTALEELRSVLGASRVQVIPQPSGDGKQNELK